The Glycine max cultivar Williams 82 chromosome 3, Glycine_max_v4.0, whole genome shotgun sequence sequence GTTTGCAGCAACATCAAGAGTGATTGGAACAGTGATGATGCAAGAAGTATCCACAGGAAGAGTCATAAGGGATGCATCAAAACATGGGAGTACATCACCAGTCATGGTTAGCATTCCACCTGTGAACATTGAAAGAATTGTGTAAGCAAATGCCAACCATAATTAACACCAGAGAAAAGGTCAGCAATAtggataaataaatttgatcagcatttcaaaattaaaaatgcataaataaagaatttggaTGGAGATTGAAAAGTAAAACTTGTCTGCTGATACAAGTTGGATGTGTAgttaaaaggaagaaaagttttaaaatgaaaaacctTGATTTCCAAAAGCTTGTCTTGCACGAGAAGCAATAGCAAGTATATGGTCGAAGAGGAGGGGAACGGGACCATCGGTATCATCTGAAGCCAAATAAGGAAGCGGCAGAAACACTTTCCCCATAGGATTTGCCCACGGAACCCGTTTGGAATCACCTCCAGCATGCAGCAACAGTATATGCTTCCTGGCCAAAAGAGAAACATCAATATCACTTCCATGATTAATGCAGTGAGAGAGGGCGTGGATGGCATTGAGAGTGGCGGCGCCGGATCCGATCCTTTGGCCGAGGGGGTCGGGGACGGCGAGGGTGAAGGTGGAGGCAGAGATCCGACCCATGCGCTTGGCCCGCTCCAGCTGCCAGTTGTACAGCTGAGCTTGTTCTGGGCTAGCGGCGGTAAGCAAAATGGCATCCCACGTTGGAACCCGACACGGGTCTCGCACCGACAACCTCAGATGGTACCATGATTTCCGTAGGAGGGATGCCAAGTCCTCCTTCTGTTTCACCTTCCACCACCTCTTACCCCTCTCCCTCTCCATCGAGACAAGACGACcaagatcaattttaattaacgTTAAGTGTTGCCCGACAAAATAGCTAAAACAACTGAACGAAGACCAAAACGACTCAAGCAAAATGTCgccaaaaaaaactaaaatgatggATGGCGTCGCCCGGACTCGAACCGGAGACCTTCAGTGTGTTAGACTGACGTGATAACCAACTACACCACGACACCTTTTTGatattaattctattatttGGAAAACTAAACTGATTAGAATTAGAGCGGCCCTGACTTATGGCAATGGCATGCCATTTCTAAACCAAAGACAATTCATTTTCCAGATATTAAGTTAGTGATTGTCTGTTTGTTTTTCCTAATTCCCAATGCATGTTCAATGAGAATCACATTCCTTACAAGAGATGGTCCAGAATGAACCATGCGATGGAACCTGTTTTACTAGGTTGTGCAATGAATATTTTCTTAAGTGGGAAATGACCTTTTTGGTCTTAGTTAAGAAAAGGTGAACAGTTagtgaatgaaagaaaaagaaagggtgtCCGGTCGAAGATCTTGTTTGAAACGGTGGTTGGGGAGCAAATTACACAATATCGAATTCTTTTGCGGATACGTGTGCGAAGAAAGGGGAGATGGTGGAGACCAACTATGATCTTGGTTTTGTCCAACTCTTTCACCGCTTTTGCGCGGTTGTACGGTGTGACCGTCAATAATGAGTAAAAGTACTTCAATCACTAATATAAGAAAAGGGTATATGAGTAAAATTCatcatattcatataaaaaatcatttaactaAAATTACTTTTCACTGCTGTAGACAGTTACTGGTAAGAAATCTTGAAAGTTGACTGTTATAGTATTGGATCAGACGAACATTAAAATCTGGTCTAAAATGGACCTCCTAAGCGAATTGTCCACAGTAGAAATGGCCAACTTTTTTAAGTGGTAGTTTTTTATATCAAGAAGCGTTTGCAAATAAGGCTGTGGAGTGGTTTTGAAgggaaaattatttcaattttcttaatttgtcttttaacgtttaaaatttaaaccttttgtttttggaGCATGTCTCTCACCAATATTCTAATTAGAGAAATGTTAgccatattttttatgatactttttttaaagattttttctatgattaattataatttattagaaatcattatttttagtcGGTTTTGATtctcatttaataattatgttCCCTAATTTATATTAAACGATAAGAAAAcgtattaaaattaatgattttcaataaattctaaTTACTCATGGAGAGTCTTTAAGAAAGAATGTCAAAGAAAATGTCACTAGTAttctttttctaataaaattaaccattaatatttatcgattaaaaagttttaatataCTCTATAAACAATGAATCATCAATGACAAAATAGCAAAATTCTTCGTTCAAAGTTgagtgtaaaaataaaatatagtgtGAATGACTTGGATATTGTTCATAGGAAAATTGACTTTAATAATTTGGACAATATTAATAATCTAACATTTatgaactaattaattaatgttggggagttattttttcttgttcaaTCTCTTTGTTCTATTATTTAGGAGTTTATTTCAGTTGAACAAAGTACGTGAGAATTGTAAACCTCTTTGTTCCATTGTGTCTTGTATTAATTTAGTATCTAACTACCTAGTTAACCAAATCAATAGAAATAATcaatcttcctttttttttttcaattgttgaGTTATCTACCAAGAGAATGCTCTAGTTATCACACAAGTCTTTGTTGTCACCTTTTCTTTcacacactctctctttttccttgcCAACCAACATCTTCAACCACGCAAAACCTTTTGTTTagtttcttcttattttatttttagattttttcaaagatttttttcttaGCAAATGGTCTAACACAATATCCTTCTattcaattttgtttcttttttaggtTTTGGTACTAGGTTGGTGAAAAAATGGATTTTGAGAGGAAGGTTGTTTTGGGTTTTGTTTGAAGATGATTTTTTGCTACAATACAGAAGGCGGCATTTTGGATTTAGGCACATTGCCTCCAACCATTATCATCGAGTGTCATGCATGTTGCGATTGACATTCAAGTTGTTCAACATTAACTTCAAAGCTTTCTTTGAAAGTGGTTGTTCATTCACCTCATTTGGAGTTGACCAACAATATCTTTGACTCCCacattattttgaataacaacaaaaagccaaaaccttaaaaaaaaaaacaataataattacaagGCTAATTCCTTAGCCACATAATGGACTCTGGTATTGTGTTGCCATTGTCTATGAACAATGGATTCAAAACAAGGGAATCTTTTGATTTCGAGGAATTTGTAGAAAAAGATCTCACTAGTTGATATCGTTGGGTATGATTTGCTTTGTTCATTCCTCATAtcctatttttatatttcattttttaaaggatTATGTGATGTTTTGTTTGTGATCTTAAGTTGGATTTTGAGCTGTCTTGTGGATTTTGGTTAAAAATGAGCAAGTTAAGCTATAagagtaaaattattttgattatcttTTTGCATTTCATCTACATCGTAGATCAATCcagtattttgttattttgcttATTTTATTTGGCATTAGAGCAAAAACTAATTCATATTGATGAGATGTTTTATTCTTGCCCATAGAAATGGTTTTAATACAAGGCGGTTAatttacattatatttttttgtcttaatcaCCATTATAAGAGGGAAAAAACATTACTAATAAGTCTAATTAAGTGGGTTTTGCTTCTCATTTAATGTTTCTCAGTTGAGAGACAAAAATGtccaatatataattttctcatttaaagtaaaatatttatcttaaaactTGTTTTAAGTCTCACTTGTTGTTGGGATGACCCTGTCTACCACAACCTCATCCAAACCATCAGACatgaaaaatatcatatttatacaaaaaaaaaatgaagagatgAGCAACCAAACAtgctaatataataatttattagctTCCATTACATCTCAAAACttgagaaaatgaagagatgaaCAACATACACTCCAACTTTTCATCACCCACATgctaattaaaaggaaaaataaaagattaattaaatttttagtccttaacttttttagattctaatttttagtctttaaatttttttttttacgaatttcagtctttcattaatttttcatcaacatttttagtccctcaattttttttgtctatttttagtctctcttttatttttattgtttaagattaattcttattttatctatttttagtccctcatttttatatattttgaactaattttgaacaataaaaataaacgaATGACAAAAAACAAGCTAAATTTTTTTTGGGGActaaaaatgttgaaaaaaaattaatggattagaaattgtcaaataaattttgaaggattaaaaattagaatctaaaatagttcaaaaaactaaaaacttaattaaccaaaaaataaatattgtatttttagtttttttaccttttaaaataaataaaaaactttttttaattcgaATCCACATTTACGAGAAAAAAATGAGCATTTGATCATGTTTGACatcatattttagttaatttataatttcttttcctAACGAAAATATATTTGATCCTTAACCATTTAAATCAATATGCAATAATATAAAAGGATaactattcaatattttaaaattttatccatATATCTTAAAATCTcttctaataaaatgataattggcattaatgaaataataacattttaaaaattcgaATACAAggcccttcaaaatataattattttctacaGTAAAAATTATTTAGCATTTAATGACTTTTCCCCctcaaatataattatcttttcaTCACATCAATTATTTTACTTCCCTTATTGTAATACTACCGTTGTACacaatattctaaaaaatacaatttttctaGGCCAAACAATCTTAcactcttgatttttgaaagtcTACTACCACATGggatttttcattttgtaaaagGCCATCTATCTACCCACCCAATTCTCATTAATTGGTCATCACTATATACAACAAGTCTTCTAAtgtcactttcttcttccaGCTTTGTTTCCACGTTCTGCAATTAAAAGAAACAAGGATTCCTTTCTCCTCCAAAAACAATGGAAAGCAACCAATCGGCAAAAGAGATCACGGTGGAAGTAGAAGAGTTCGAGGACTTGCTGCCCGTGATGGCAGAGAAGTTGGATGTGGAGACCTTTGTGTCTGAGTTGTGTGGGGGTTTCAAGCTTCTGGCTGACCCAGAAACGGGTTTGATCACTGGTGAGAGTCTTATGAGGAACTCAGCTATGTTGGGTATGGATGGGATGAGCAAAGAGGAAGCAGAAACCATGGTTAGACAGGGAGATCTTGATGGGGATGGGAAGCTCAATGAAACTGAGTTTTGCATCCTTATGGTGAGGCTTAGCCCTGGGATCATGGAAGATGCTGAGACCTGGCTTCACAAGGCACTTGAACAAGAGCTCACCAAGTCCTCAACTTAAATTCCACACTTTCCAAATCAATTGTAAGTTATATATACATCAATATGTGTATGTGGGTGTGTATTATGCAAGTTAAATAAACTCATTTGACACTCCATGAATGCTTTCTAAAGGGAATTTGAGTATAATTATATGAATCTGTCCAGTTTGTTCGAGCATTGACGAGTTTGACTCAAGAGGTAAgttgaattatatatttttcttgcaCTCCTAGCATTCGATAGTTTCATCTTTTATCAGATACAGTTGAGTCTTTATCCCAAGTTAAAAGTCAATCATATGTAAGAGATGAAATGAGCTCCTGAGTTAGTCCTCGATATTCATATGTTAAAAACTATGgtaattcttaattttgtaaaatgttatttatttactcATTTTCATTGATGTTTTACATACAGAAAACTAGAATAATGGGCACGTAAagtatgaaattaataaaaaaattaagattaaatataatttcggtcttcctaatttttaaaatctataatattaaccatcttattttaaaataaaataacagcaTTCAGTCCTTCATAAAATTTGCCATTTTGGTGTCcccttaaataatattaaacagACTATAATCCAAAATAGACCACCTAAaatcaattaaacatttcaCCAAAAAGATATACCTCTTTGGCTCTTTCGGTGTTGGTTCTCCCAGCAACGTTTTGAAACACACAAGAACACCGTCACTTCCTCTACATTAACTTTTACCCATTCCTGGCAAGAACATCCATGGTTCTACCCCACTGATGGAAACTACAAACTTCTGGTTATAATTCACAAGCAACACCAATTTCAATCATGGCACTtcgaataattaattttaatcatggCAAGGCATGGTGTCCCTATAACAGGTAACAACAATTATGtctttaaacaattaaattcaGGTCCTATCAGCACAAATTTGCCACGACTGCTACACATCTAGGAAGAaacaaagaattaaaatgtGAAAAGTACTAAAAAGAAAATCGGTGCCAATGCAGCCTACTTCATATCCCTAAACCAAGCAATGCTTCTAAGTTCTAGACCTTCGCATTGGAGAACGACTGTagacaaataacaaaaatagatAAGCTTTAAAAGGAATGCAAAAGTGCAACTGCacagataattaattataatggcAAATGAATAAAATACCTGCAATGTCTACCATATTCAACCCCTCCTCTAGGACTGCCACCCTTTTCATCATCATCCCTCAGACACCACTCTGTCCAGTATCTTACTTCAAGTGGAATGAAACCATAAATGCATTAAATATGTACAGAGTTAGCAAAACAAGAAACCTGCGACTTTATCATTCATCACTGACCTCATATGTGTGCACTCAAGAGCTTTTATAGCATCTTCTTGTGTTTCAAACTGAACAAATGAAAAGTTCCGACGAATTCTAATATTAAGAACCTTCCCATAAGGTTCAAAGTGTCTTTCAATATCACGGACTCTGGTTCGAATTGGGTCAAAATTAATCACAAATAGGGTTTTTGTGGGCCTCTGCATGGTTTGCCCTCGAGAGTCAAAATAAAGCAAACATAACCTTCTTATAAAACTCAGATAGTATATAATACATTGTTTACACATGTAAGTTGCAACCTCAATAATACTAGGTAAATACACCTAAAACATTATAGTGAAATCACTATCATACCCTAGCCCACTCCACAGACAGTCTTCGTTTTTCATTTCCAAACTGAAAGTTGTCAAGTGCACGAATTGCATCTTCGGCATCTAGCTCATCTTGGtcatttatctttaaattaatacatttagtccccttattttaaaaaataaataattttgattcttaCATTGATCATTTAAAATCGAATGTTGACTTTAATGTTACATATTCATGTTATATGCATGATTCTTTATTCATAAGCAAGACAATAAATCACTAACAAACTTTGCTTAGTtaactatattaatattattttttatgtataattagttaggagtttttttttcaaattatcaaaatttttaattaaaaatatttaatatataaatctttttaattttattttatatcattttgtatgttttttgagatatatagattatatagagtattttatttttataataaatatatttaaatggaattctctaattttataataaataatttaaattttgataatgaattatttttcaattatctcTAAATTATATGGAATACATTAAcgataatttttcaaattattaatatgttaaaaccGTGGTTTTCTGTAACAGGGAGAAGAAATCCCTTCAGGTGTGGCCAAGGGGGGGCTGATTTGCGACTCCTCAGGAAGGTGGATGGTCATTACAGCAACGACAACCCATCTGGTCCGATTTGATATTGTCTCTTGCTCATATGAGGACACAATCTCCATGCTCAAAAGATCAAGGATATCCAGAAATTGATTCAAAGAAACAGAGGCTGATATAGTATCCATGGGAAAGAGTCTGAGATGGACAAGTTTTGTAGGAGTAACCTAACTAAGTAACAATTTCGATGTTTCATAATCGTATttactatttattaaaaatcatgcaaGAGCTGCTGCTGCACATTTCAAAAGTCCTTTGCATTTTTAGCTTtcacaaatatattaattaattgtgaaTATTAACTATTTATCATATGGATTCTCACTttcttatttgttaataattgaTATGGAGTACTTTTTACTTATattcttaatgttttttttttgtttttttaaatcattatctatcatatttattatcttgtaactctttaatttttgttcatataaaattaaattactacagctacaatttatatatttcaaaataaatagcatgattatactatattatttactaaataaacaagttttattattaaCACGTAATTATTAAACTcgtacttttttaaaaaaccataaAACACTTGATTGAGTTAGGATGACATCAAACATAAATTGAATCATTCTCAGACTACATTGACTCTAATTTCTAAAGCACAGTCAAAATCAATCTTAGGTTGAGACAGTCATAGGCACCCTTAATATAATTTGTCATAACAATCTAAGTTCAGCACCATTAACTTGAATTGAActtataagatttaaataaaattttaggttttttagttttgtggatgaaaaatatgttaaatgttattggaaaaaaaattctactaAATTATATTCGCTAACAAAAATTAGCGATTACCAAAGATGATGaatatttaacaaatataacactaggaaaaaaaattaagttcttCGACAAATAATTTaggtatatatttaatttcttattcatagaaattaaattcatataaaaaaatacaacaactcATATACTATTCCACCAATGGAGgtaaattctttaatatttaatatcacaaaccttttctcatataataaaaaaaaacatgtttagtTATGGAAAATAAAAATCGAGTTTCCTTCCAAAAACAAGTTTAACTAATTAGAAGCGACATACCatatatgattttttcattgtattaagaaaagaaatttacataaattttcattacaaatttacttttgaaataaaactttcaaatataatttgtcttcctcaaattcaattttaacaCGTCATAAACAATTTGTGAGGAATGCAACAATTGCTACTCTAGTTACCAACATTCATTGTGATTGCAGATCGTTGCAGCATATGTGGGTCATGCAATACTTCAATACCTTTACCGTTTACAAGCAAGAAGTGATAATTCTGGAGGGTGTTAATCGTACTATACCAGTTCTGTCGGTGAGGAAAATCCCAATCCGAGTGTTACTGTACTGAATTCTATGTCCCCTAGATGGATTTATAGAATGTTTCTTTCATAAACTTATGGTCACTGTGATGGGCCTTTATGGGGGATCCAAGTTTAATACAGCATCCCATCATGTGTGGTTGGAAGCCTGGAACAAATGGTGTGCCATGCTCATGCTACATAACATTATGGTCCTTCTTCTATaagttttttaagaaatatttacaaCAGAAGAACATGATCCAATTTAAGATTGcttattttctaatatatatgagaaaattatattttaaatatacttaTGAAGTAACtacacaaaaagaaatatggtttTGCCTTGTTACACcttgatttctttttaaatcAGTTCGTTTTTCTGTGTCTCACCACTTGAGGATTCATCATGATACCAGCAAAACAGCTAAGGGAACTCAGATAACATTATAGTGATTATACCCATGTTAGAAAATATTTCCTTATTAGCACTTGTGCATTCGCTTCAATGATGCAAACGATCTCTTTAAGAAGCCCttagataattaaaatttagagaGCCATTTGATAGACATAATCACATAAATCGACAACAAGCTAAGGTcgttataaaaaaacttaagaaaAAAGGCATGTGCCTGATTGCATCAGAAAATTAAGAGCAACTAAATATGAACTTGACATTTCAACCACTCAATCAATCACATATAATTCTCAATCCCTTTCCCAAGAATCACAACTTCtagaaaattttgattaattgtctgtactcttcttttcccttttattgTTAGGCTAATAAAGAATTGAACATTACGTTGATGTATCTACATACAGATACAGTGGTATCTCAGTTGCAGAAGGTAATAATGCCCCCACAAGGCCACAATATtgtcatataaatattattatatttgatgtATAGTGCATTCAATTTGGTAAAGCATTAAAGAGAGACAAAGACCGGGCCATTACT is a genomic window containing:
- the LOC100787197 gene encoding calcium-binding protein KIC; the encoded protein is MESNQSAKEITVEVEEFEDLLPVMAEKLDVETFVSELCGGFKLLADPETGLITGESLMRNSAMLGMDGMSKEEAETMVRQGDLDGDGKLNETEFCILMVRLSPGIMEDAETWLHKALEQELTKSST